The following proteins are co-located in the uncultured Draconibacterium sp. genome:
- a CDS encoding Ig-like domain-containing protein translates to MLDLFIEPMEEDTIYASICANELPYNWNGTDYFGAGQYIDTIAGEVGVGCDTIRMLDLFIEPMEEDTIYVSLCANELPYNWLGTDYFGAGQYHDTILGEVGVGCDTIRMLDLFIEPMEEDTIYASICANELPYNWNGTDYFGAGQYIDTIPGEIGVGCDTIITLDLFIEPMEEDTIFISLCTNELPYDWNGNPITAAGQYLDTIPGVIGVGCDTLMSLFVEVHEPDTIIMDTTLCQGAPVFAWNSHTVLTDADSTYEATLQNIYGCDSLLTLNVYIIPPIYTSEEMTLCLGDAAVPWNGYTIVSTNDSTYVAALKNSEGCDSVVTMDVTILYPTSSEESIEVCENDASFDWNGNAILTDRDDVYYATLTNAAGCDSLLTLNVKSNPVSSYEMDTTLCVGAPSFNWNGLTITTDADDIYNVTLVNAFNCDSLVTLNVYVVPPDTINLDTAICEGEPVFVWEGLDIFSDMDRTYEARYLSQYGCDSLVNLNVTIIPKTDTVIDTMLCYGTPSFPWNTLEIYALNDSTYLDTLTNAAGCDSLLTMNVTIMYPDTINLDTTICEGEPVFAWGVNSVHQVDSYTDSIYTDVLQNQYGCDSIVNLEVEILRPIDSLLTVDLCASDSFFWDDTWYAGDRDSMYFDTLYYAAGCDSLRLQLEIISHPLYDTTMYMSLCEGSAPIVWEGHTLNTFADGTYTTTWPTEVWACDSTLTLVVDIVPAIKDTIPYPVCYGEAVADWYGQVISSEVDSMYIHNLPEPSGCDTLLYLDVKVLPVTDSTLYLTLCAGGPDTTLNNVLITSLQSWIYFDTIPNRFGCDSLLTYDVTVIPPDTTLHYDTLCVGDPEYLWNGYTVSTTIEDIYVANVSTEQGCDSVAILTTTLINGGVTYDTVYACVEYTWIEGTGDTYYTSDDYLFTLGDGTACPDTTWLHLVISDPVIDPDPVDVLCYGDSTGSIDIEVSGGVEPYSYLWSNGETTQDISDLPAGTYTVTVTDALSDTLYCDATMDIVITEPTPIAITEDLITNVEVMGESTGSIEVTVNEGTPGYDYAWTNEAGDTVGINEDLYNQPAGDYTLTVTDANDCEATYTGTITEPVPLDRYMSCVQIDALTCFEDLDNYPIAYTLSEYLALDTSVQVYSHNCGLDTLTFTVFDSIVSSSVYCYEEIRIYSIDDSCGNTLSCTQIIVVNDTERPTMACPPKIVVTNDVVPAAYADTTEFLAAGGFIDDNCGVVSFRQVGSDVSDGGSEPETITRTYEITDYCGNVQTCTQIIEVYRDASFDIGCAGLPSISYECVDDLPVYRNVDEFRAAGGYAYSYPFEITSFSFTDRSNGGTCPETITRTYSITSENDTASCTQAFVIDDKTPPILILPDKYISCTVPLNTVRIYTKGSEIPIYSGNAGDRGTISDNCTDMRTATVALAAPPKKLPGSCPTVYERIYETYDACGNKTLATERIIVEDIPLEVVSLPKTLTEECYLPEPYNSIAAFEADGGKVNVYCGAGLDFEFIQDVNGGASEPGVVYRTYRFWDTCDSIDVVQKIIIRDEIPPTIGIPNLVLDCEPVDIATLEVFISYDGWFADNCEIDSSSFNLFFTDTIGDVCPRVYVNRFEIFDMSGNRGTTEQRITVIDSIQPLLTCPPDDTIDATEAFPAPFALLDGFISAGGTTSDNCALDSASFTLLSADSVISDCESQITYTYIIADNCGNWSEPCSYTIYKRDYSDPVLTCPNDIVVECFDDVNTQVFTSLAQFISAGGNATDNYALLESSFTHTGDSLIGTTCPLVIVRSYRIEDICGNTAECSYRITVNDVTPPVITCPADTAIECLSEIISDITTIEEFEAAGGKLFDNCEIDPNSFTARTEKVFDLDRKTIVNYFSISDLCGNTDSCVQVITLTDTIPPEAVCNSITVYLDETGNYVLTDIDMQTISKGSNDNCTAEEDLIIEVDIVDFTCEDVEEGKLVNVVVTDEAGNSTVCMADITVVDNLPPTAICQDITVYLDETGIATITAQMIDNGSYDNCKLEAIYISRDRFDCTDVGANLVKLYAVDAYGLRDTCEAIVTVIDETPPSIICIGNQTVQLDQNGLFDITWEMVTDSVWDECGIDTVLLDDYQLDCDNIGITIITATAYDVNGNSATCQIEYEVFGNIAPNVVNDSAVTAVDIPVDINVVNNDYDLKTSINYASLGVIIHPSHGSVTVDNKTGIVTYTPDPGYIGPDIFRYTICDDGIPCVPMCGEAIVFITVRPANQPPVAIDDYFDVPCGNLTGNVLVDNGGGADSDPDGDEIVVNPIPITGTTSGVIILYDNGNFEYEPFEDFVGVDSFQYEIHDVGVPPTLYDTAWVYITRVADNDCDGIADVDDIDDDNDGIRDVNEGDLAYDSDLDGIPDSYDVDSDNDGILDNIEGQGEHNYIPPTGRDTDGDGWDDAYDPDNGGYPFDISLTDTDGDSMPDFLDIDSDNDGVFDFIEGHDENADGIADVVRIYSDSDFDGLDDAYDTQSGWAMPGNETASNAPLQDFDGDGERDWRDTNDEDDAYQTINEDINGNGDFSDDDLDLDGHPEYLDTEIDCELFIPEGFSPNDDGVHDFFQILCIYPRYPNAKMMIFNRNGQLLFAKENYGNYDVWGWNDAWWWGTSENKLTIGRSGGLPAGNYIYVLELNDGLGTVKNGTVMLAY, encoded by the coding sequence ATGTTGGATCTGTTTATTGAACCAATGGAAGAGGATACCATTTATGCCAGCATCTGTGCGAACGAACTTCCTTACAACTGGAACGGAACCGATTACTTTGGTGCCGGTCAGTACATTGATACAATCGCAGGTGAAGTTGGCGTTGGTTGTGATACCATCCGCATGTTGGATCTGTTTATTGAACCAATGGAAGAAGACACGATTTATGTAAGTCTGTGTGCCAATGAACTTCCATACAACTGGCTGGGAACCGATTACTTTGGTGCCGGTCAATACCATGATACTATTTTGGGCGAAGTCGGCGTAGGTTGTGATACCATCCGTATGTTGGATCTGTTTATCGAACCAATGGAAGAGGATACGATTTACGCCAGCATTTGTGCCAACGAGTTACCTTACAACTGGAACGGAACCGATTACTTTGGAGCCGGTCAGTACATTGATACAATTCCGGGCGAGATTGGAGTAGGTTGTGATACCATAATCACATTGGATCTGTTTATTGAACCGATGGAAGAAGACACGATCTTTATAAGTTTGTGTACAAATGAACTTCCTTACGATTGGAATGGAAATCCGATAACGGCAGCCGGTCAGTATCTGGATACCATACCCGGAGTAATCGGTGTGGGATGTGATACCTTGATGTCCTTGTTTGTTGAAGTACATGAACCGGACACAATAATAATGGATACAACACTATGTCAGGGAGCGCCGGTTTTTGCCTGGAACAGTCATACGGTATTGACCGATGCAGACAGCACCTACGAAGCTACTTTACAAAATATATATGGTTGTGATTCGCTGCTGACCTTGAATGTTTACATTATTCCTCCGATTTACACTTCCGAAGAAATGACACTTTGTTTGGGTGATGCGGCAGTGCCTTGGAATGGCTATACTATTGTAAGCACAAACGACAGTACTTATGTGGCTGCCCTGAAAAACAGTGAGGGTTGCGACTCTGTTGTTACAATGGATGTAACGATATTGTATCCGACATCCAGTGAAGAAAGTATTGAAGTGTGCGAAAATGACGCAAGTTTTGACTGGAATGGAAATGCAATTTTAACCGATAGGGACGATGTGTACTATGCAACATTAACTAATGCTGCAGGTTGTGATTCATTACTGACATTAAACGTTAAATCGAATCCGGTGAGCTCGTATGAGATGGATACTACACTTTGTGTTGGAGCACCTTCATTTAACTGGAATGGTCTGACCATAACCACAGATGCCGATGATATTTACAATGTAACTCTTGTTAATGCCTTTAACTGCGATTCATTGGTTACGCTCAATGTTTATGTAGTTCCACCTGACACCATAAATCTTGATACAGCCATTTGTGAAGGCGAGCCTGTATTTGTATGGGAAGGACTTGATATTTTCTCTGACATGGATCGTACATACGAAGCACGATATTTGAGTCAGTATGGTTGCGATTCATTGGTGAATTTAAATGTTACAATCATACCTAAAACAGATACAGTAATTGATACGATGCTTTGTTATGGTACTCCATCATTCCCATGGAATACGCTGGAAATATATGCACTGAATGACAGCACATATTTGGATACATTAACAAATGCGGCAGGTTGCGATTCCTTACTAACCATGAATGTTACCATCATGTATCCCGATACGATCAACCTGGATACAACTATTTGTGAAGGGGAGCCGGTTTTTGCATGGGGTGTAAATTCGGTTCATCAGGTGGATTCATATACCGACAGTATTTATACCGATGTGCTGCAAAATCAATACGGTTGCGATTCGATTGTTAATCTGGAAGTTGAAATATTACGACCTATCGATAGTTTACTGACAGTAGATTTATGTGCCAGCGATTCCTTCTTCTGGGATGATACCTGGTATGCCGGCGATCGCGACAGTATGTATTTCGACACTCTTTATTATGCCGCCGGTTGCGACTCATTGCGTCTGCAGCTGGAGATTATCTCACATCCGTTGTACGACACAACGATGTATATGTCGTTGTGTGAAGGAAGTGCCCCAATCGTTTGGGAAGGGCATACTTTAAATACTTTCGCGGATGGTACTTACACAACTACATGGCCTACTGAGGTATGGGCTTGCGACTCAACTTTAACCTTAGTGGTCGACATTGTTCCGGCAATTAAGGATACAATTCCGTATCCGGTGTGTTATGGCGAAGCGGTAGCTGACTGGTACGGCCAGGTTATTTCATCTGAAGTGGATAGTATGTATATCCATAATCTTCCCGAACCTTCCGGCTGCGACACGCTGCTTTATTTAGATGTGAAAGTGCTGCCGGTAACTGATTCAACATTGTATCTGACACTTTGTGCCGGAGGCCCTGATACAACACTAAATAATGTGCTGATTACATCACTGCAATCGTGGATTTACTTTGACACCATTCCAAATAGGTTTGGCTGCGATTCATTGTTAACTTACGATGTTACTGTTATTCCACCGGATACAACCCTGCATTATGATACCTTGTGTGTTGGTGATCCTGAATATCTATGGAATGGATACACCGTTTCAACTACTATTGAAGACATTTATGTGGCAAATGTTTCAACAGAGCAGGGTTGTGACTCAGTAGCTATTTTAACAACAACACTAATCAATGGTGGTGTTACTTATGATACCGTTTATGCTTGTGTTGAGTATACCTGGATCGAAGGAACCGGTGATACCTATTACACTTCGGATGATTACCTGTTCACGCTTGGAGATGGTACTGCTTGTCCGGATACTACCTGGTTGCACCTTGTAATTAGTGATCCTGTTATTGATCCCGATCCGGTTGATGTGCTTTGTTACGGAGATAGTACCGGATCAATTGACATTGAAGTTTCAGGCGGTGTTGAACCATATAGTTATTTATGGAGTAATGGTGAAACTACACAAGATATAAGTGATTTGCCTGCCGGAACTTATACCGTTACTGTTACAGATGCACTTTCTGATACGCTATATTGTGACGCGACAATGGATATTGTTATTACCGAACCAACTCCAATTGCCATAACCGAAGATTTAATTACCAATGTTGAGGTAATGGGCGAATCAACCGGAAGCATTGAAGTAACAGTTAACGAAGGTACTCCCGGATATGATTACGCATGGACGAACGAAGCCGGCGACACCGTGGGCATAAACGAGGATTTATACAACCAGCCTGCAGGCGATTATACCTTAACTGTTACCGATGCAAATGATTGTGAGGCAACCTACACGGGTACTATTACCGAGCCGGTTCCGCTCGACAGATATATGAGTTGTGTTCAGATAGATGCATTGACCTGTTTCGAAGATCTGGACAACTATCCAATTGCATATACACTTTCGGAATATCTGGCACTCGATACATCTGTTCAGGTTTATTCTCATAACTGTGGTCTGGATACCTTAACATTTACTGTTTTCGACTCAATCGTTTCATCCAGCGTATATTGTTACGAAGAAATTCGCATATACAGTATTGATGATTCCTGTGGAAATACTTTAAGTTGTACTCAGATAATTGTTGTTAACGACACTGAAAGACCAACCATGGCTTGTCCGCCAAAAATTGTTGTAACAAACGATGTTGTTCCTGCTGCCTATGCTGATACAACCGAATTCCTTGCTGCCGGAGGTTTCATTGATGACAATTGTGGTGTGGTAAGTTTCCGCCAGGTAGGTTCAGATGTGTCGGATGGTGGTTCCGAGCCGGAAACTATAACACGTACCTATGAAATAACCGACTATTGCGGTAACGTACAAACATGTACTCAAATAATAGAGGTTTATCGTGATGCTTCTTTCGACATAGGTTGTGCTGGTTTACCAAGTATAAGCTATGAGTGTGTTGACGATCTGCCAGTATACCGGAATGTCGATGAATTCAGAGCTGCCGGTGGTTATGCGTATAGCTATCCATTTGAAATCACATCCTTCTCATTCACTGACAGAAGTAATGGTGGAACCTGTCCTGAAACCATTACCAGAACCTACTCCATAACGAGTGAAAATGATACGGCAAGCTGTACACAAGCATTTGTTATTGATGATAAAACGCCACCGATACTTATTTTACCTGATAAATACATTTCCTGTACGGTTCCTCTAAATACTGTTCGGATTTATACAAAAGGAAGTGAAATTCCAATTTACAGCGGTAATGCGGGAGACAGAGGTACAATCAGCGATAATTGTACCGATATGCGGACAGCAACAGTGGCGCTGGCGGCTCCTCCTAAAAAATTGCCGGGTAGTTGTCCTACTGTATATGAACGTATTTATGAGACATACGATGCTTGCGGCAATAAAACATTAGCAACGGAAAGAATTATTGTGGAAGATATACCACTGGAAGTAGTTTCACTACCAAAAACGCTGACAGAAGAATGTTACCTGCCCGAACCATACAACAGCATTGCAGCGTTTGAAGCCGATGGAGGTAAGGTAAATGTGTATTGCGGTGCCGGACTTGATTTTGAATTTATACAGGATGTGAATGGCGGAGCAAGTGAGCCGGGTGTTGTGTATCGTACCTATCGTTTCTGGGATACCTGCGATTCGATAGATGTGGTTCAGAAAATTATAATTCGCGATGAGATTCCGCCAACAATTGGAATTCCTAACCTGGTACTGGATTGCGAACCTGTTGATATTGCCACACTGGAAGTATTTATTTCCTACGACGGATGGTTTGCTGACAATTGTGAAATAGACAGCAGCAGCTTTAACTTGTTCTTTACCGATACAATTGGCGATGTTTGTCCGAGAGTGTACGTTAACCGATTTGAAATATTCGACATGAGCGGTAACCGAGGCACAACGGAACAACGAATTACTGTAATCGATTCCATTCAGCCACTGTTGACTTGTCCTCCTGATGATACCATCGATGCTACCGAAGCTTTCCCGGCACCGTTTGCGCTGTTGGATGGATTTATTTCGGCCGGAGGTACAACAAGTGATAACTGTGCGTTGGATTCAGCCAGCTTTACACTGTTGAGTGCCGATTCTGTTATCTCCGATTGTGAGTCGCAAATAACCTATACCTATATTATTGCAGATAATTGCGGCAACTGGTCAGAACCTTGTTCTTACACCATTTACAAACGCGATTACTCCGATCCGGTGTTAACATGTCCGAACGATATTGTTGTTGAATGTTTTGATGATGTAAATACACAGGTTTTCACCAGCCTTGCCCAGTTTATTTCAGCAGGTGGAAATGCGACAGACAATTATGCGCTTCTCGAAAGTTCATTCACACATACCGGCGATAGTTTAATCGGTACAACTTGTCCGTTGGTAATTGTAAGAAGCTACCGTATTGAGGACATTTGCGGAAATACTGCCGAATGTTCTTACCGGATAACTGTAAACGATGTTACGCCTCCTGTTATTACATGTCCTGCCGACACAGCCATCGAATGTTTGTCAGAAATTATTTCTGATATAACTACGATTGAAGAATTTGAAGCTGCAGGAGGTAAGTTGTTTGATAATTGCGAAATTGATCCGAACTCGTTTACCGCACGTACCGAAAAGGTATTTGATCTGGACAGAAAAACAATTGTTAATTATTTCAGCATAAGCGACCTTTGCGGAAATACAGATTCGTGTGTACAGGTAATTACATTAACCGATACCATTCCTCCGGAAGCTGTTTGTAACAGTATAACCGTTTACCTCGATGAAACCGGAAACTATGTTCTTACCGATATCGACATGCAAACCATTTCGAAAGGATCGAATGATAATTGTACTGCAGAAGAAGATCTGATAATTGAAGTGGATATTGTTGACTTCACTTGTGAGGATGTGGAAGAAGGAAAACTGGTGAATGTGGTTGTAACCGATGAAGCCGGTAATTCAACTGTTTGTATGGCTGATATTACCGTTGTCGATAATTTGCCTCCAACGGCTATTTGTCAGGATATAACAGTTTATCTGGATGAAACAGGTATTGCAACAATTACAGCGCAAATGATTGATAACGGATCGTATGATAACTGTAAATTGGAAGCCATTTATATCTCAAGAGACCGCTTTGATTGTACCGATGTTGGTGCCAACCTGGTGAAACTGTATGCAGTTGATGCCTACGGATTACGGGATACCTGTGAAGCAATTGTAACCGTTATTGATGAAACACCACCTTCGATAATTTGTATTGGAAATCAAACCGTTCAGCTGGATCAAAACGGATTGTTTGATATTACATGGGAAATGGTAACCGACAGTGTTTGGGACGAATGCGGCATTGATACCGTATTGTTGGATGATTACCAGCTGGATTGCGATAATATTGGAATAACCATTATAACTGCAACAGCTTACGATGTAAATGGCAATTCGGCCACTTGTCAGATTGAATACGAAGTATTTGGAAACATTGCACCAAACGTTGTAAACGACTCGGCTGTTACAGCAGTTGACATACCGGTTGACATTAATGTGGTAAATAACGATTACGACCTGAAAACAAGTATAAATTACGCTTCATTGGGAGTGATCATTCATCCATCTCATGGTTCCGTTACAGTTGATAATAAAACCGGAATTGTAACCTATACTCCTGATCCCGGTTATATCGGACCGGATATTTTCAGGTATACGATTTGCGACGATGGAATTCCTTGTGTGCCAATGTGTGGTGAAGCAATTGTATTTATAACCGTTCGTCCGGCCAACCAACCACCAGTTGCAATCGACGACTATTTTGATGTGCCGTGTGGTAACTTAACCGGAAATGTATTGGTTGACAATGGTGGAGGTGCCGATTCGGATCCTGACGGTGACGAAATTGTTGTAAATCCAATACCAATAACCGGAACAACCAGTGGTGTAATAATTTTGTACGACAACGGTAACTTTGAATACGAGCCGTTTGAAGATTTTGTTGGTGTGGATAGTTTCCAATACGAAATCCACGATGTGGGTGTGCCGCCAACATTGTATGATACTGCATGGGTTTACATTACACGTGTAGCTGATAACGACTGCGATGGTATTGCCGATGTGGATGATATTGATGATGATAACGACGGAATCAGGGATGTGAACGAAGGCGACCTGGCCTACGATTCGGATCTTGACGGTATACCTGACAGCTACGATGTGGATTCGGATAACGATGGAATCCTGGATAATATAGAAGGTCAGGGTGAACACAATTACATTCCTCCAACCGGAAGAGATACCGATGGTGACGGATGGGATGATGCCTACGATCCGGACAACGGAGGTTATCCATTCGACATCAGTTTAACGGACACCGATGGCGATTCAATGCCTGACTTCCTGGATATCGATTCGGACAACGACGGAGTATTCGACTTTATTGAAGGTCACGATGAAAATGCAGATGGTATTGCCGATGTTGTAAGAATTTACAGCGACAGTGATTTCGACGGACTGGATGATGCTTACGATACGCAATCGGGATGGGCAATGCCGGGTAACGAAACAGCAAGTAATGCACCGCTGCAGGATTTCGATGGCGATGGAGAAAGAGACTGGCGTGATACAAATGACGAAGACGATGCGTATCAAACCATTAACGAGGATATAAACGGCAACGGCGACTTTAGCGACGATGACCTCGATTTGGATGGACATCCGGAATACCTGGATACAGAAATCGATTGCGAATTGTTTATTCCTGAAGGTTTCTCACCAAACGACGATGGTGTTCACGATTTCTTCCAGATTTTGTGTATTTATCCGCGTTATCCAAATGCCAAAATGATGATCTTTAACCGCAACGGACAGCTGTTGTTCGCAAAAGAGAACTACGGTAACTACGATGTTTGGGGTTGGAACGATGCCTGGTGGTGGGGTACTTCTGAAAATAA